In the Streptomyces sp. BHT-5-2 genome, one interval contains:
- a CDS encoding alpha/beta fold hydrolase, protein MNPRPAPGRILRVGGVPLHVLSEGAGPVVVLGAGLGMAWFDWDAVAARLVPHRTVVRFDRPGLGLSAPAAAPPDLAAEADRIAAVLDALGHQAPATVVGHSLAGFHAEAFARLHPARCAGLVLVDGSIEEDPRPRLPREVRTAWARGAAGALSAAGLPQLLGPAARRLLARAGTLGRHPRRGWERAGYRTSRVLRACALENASYPYQAADLAALRRLRPLPAVPVTVLAAHDGSESRSALRWLARQRALAAELGGRCTVAAPAGHLVMADAPDAVARAVLDLG, encoded by the coding sequence ATGAACCCCCGCCCCGCCCCCGGCCGGATACTGCGCGTCGGCGGAGTGCCGCTGCACGTGCTCAGCGAGGGCGCGGGCCCGGTCGTGGTGCTCGGTGCCGGCCTCGGCATGGCGTGGTTCGACTGGGACGCGGTCGCCGCCCGGCTCGTCCCGCACCGCACCGTCGTCCGCTTCGACCGGCCCGGCCTGGGCTTGAGTGCGCCGGCCGCCGCGCCGCCCGACCTCGCCGCCGAGGCGGACCGGATCGCCGCCGTCCTGGACGCCCTCGGCCACCAGGCGCCGGCCACCGTCGTCGGCCACTCGCTGGCCGGCTTCCACGCCGAGGCGTTCGCCCGGCTGCACCCCGCCCGCTGCGCCGGCCTGGTCCTCGTCGACGGCAGCATCGAGGAGGACCCCCGGCCGCGGCTGCCGCGGGAGGTCCGCACCGCCTGGGCGCGCGGCGCGGCCGGCGCGCTCTCCGCCGCCGGCCTGCCCCAGCTCCTCGGCCCCGCCGCGCGCCGCCTGCTCGCCCGCGCCGGGACGCTGGGCCGCCACCCGCGGCGGGGCTGGGAACGCGCCGGCTACCGCACCAGCCGGGTGCTGCGGGCCTGCGCCCTGGAGAACGCGAGCTACCCGTACCAGGCCGCGGACCTCGCCGCGCTGCGCCGGCTGCGTCCGCTGCCCGCGGTCCCGGTCACCGTCCTGGCCGCCCACGACGGCAGCGAGTCGCGCAGTGCGCTGCGCTGGCTGGCCCGGCAGCGGGCGCTCGCCGCGGAACTGGGCGGCCGCTGCACGGTCGCCGCGCCCGCCGGCCACCTGGTCATGGCGGACGCGCCGGACGCCGTGGCCCGGGCCGTACTGGACCTGGGCTGA
- a CDS encoding NAD+ synthase: protein MPQLRLALNQIDSCVGDLARNTETIVHWTRHAAGQGAHLVAFPEMALTGYPVEDLALRPSFVEASRAALTELAARLAAEGLGDVPVVVGYLDRCPQELPRYGRPAGAPQNAAAVLHRGGVALTFAKHHLPNYGVFDEFRYFVPGDTLPVVRVHGVDVALAICEDLWQEGGRVPAARSAGAGLLLSVNASPYERDKDDTRLELVRRRAREAGCSTAYLAMIGGQDELVFDGDSIVVDGDGEVIARAPQFAEGCVLVDLELPAAASQAPSGVLDDGLRVEHVVLSAEPLPPYPPQTLGGQAERLGDLEEIYTALVVGLRAYVAKNGFRSVVLGLSGGIDSALVAALACDAVGAEQVHAVAMPSRYSSEHSIGDAAELARRTGLHFRTVPIGPMFDSYMAALGLTGLAEENLQSRLRGTLLMGLSNQEGHLVLAPGNKSELACGYSTLYGDSVGGYGPIKDVYKTVVYELARWRNEAAAERGTTPPIPEHTIAKPPSAELRPGQVDTDSLPDYAVLDRILELYVDRDRGHAEIVAQGFDAALVTRVLRMVDHAEYKRRQYPPGTKISAKGFGKDRRLPITNHWREGA, encoded by the coding sequence GTGCCTCAACTACGTCTCGCCCTCAACCAGATCGACTCCTGCGTCGGCGACCTCGCCCGGAACACCGAGACGATCGTGCACTGGACCCGGCACGCCGCCGGCCAGGGCGCGCACCTCGTCGCGTTCCCCGAGATGGCACTGACCGGCTACCCCGTCGAGGACCTCGCGCTGCGCCCCTCGTTCGTCGAGGCGAGCCGGGCCGCGCTGACCGAACTGGCCGCCCGGCTGGCCGCGGAGGGGCTGGGGGACGTCCCGGTCGTCGTCGGCTACCTCGACCGCTGCCCGCAGGAGCTGCCCCGCTACGGCCGGCCCGCCGGCGCCCCGCAGAACGCCGCCGCGGTGCTGCACCGCGGCGGCGTCGCGCTCACCTTCGCCAAGCACCACCTGCCCAACTACGGCGTCTTCGACGAGTTCCGCTACTTCGTCCCCGGCGACACCCTGCCCGTCGTCCGGGTCCACGGCGTCGACGTGGCGCTGGCCATCTGCGAGGACCTCTGGCAGGAGGGCGGCCGGGTGCCCGCCGCGCGCAGCGCCGGTGCCGGGCTGCTGCTCTCCGTCAACGCCTCGCCCTACGAGCGGGACAAGGACGACACCCGGCTGGAGCTGGTCCGCAGGCGGGCCCGCGAGGCCGGTTGCAGCACCGCCTACCTCGCGATGATCGGCGGGCAGGACGAGCTGGTCTTCGACGGCGACTCGATCGTGGTGGACGGCGACGGCGAAGTGATCGCGCGCGCCCCGCAGTTCGCCGAGGGGTGCGTCCTGGTCGATCTGGAGCTGCCCGCCGCCGCGTCACAGGCGCCGTCCGGGGTGCTGGACGACGGGCTGCGGGTGGAGCACGTGGTGCTCTCCGCCGAACCCCTGCCGCCGTACCCGCCGCAGACCCTCGGCGGGCAGGCCGAGCGCCTGGGCGACCTGGAGGAGATCTACACCGCGCTGGTCGTCGGGCTGCGCGCCTACGTCGCGAAGAACGGCTTCCGCAGCGTGGTGCTGGGGCTGTCCGGCGGCATCGATTCCGCGCTGGTCGCCGCGCTGGCCTGCGACGCGGTCGGCGCCGAGCAGGTGCACGCGGTCGCGATGCCCTCGCGCTACTCCTCCGAGCACTCGATCGGCGACGCCGCCGAACTGGCCCGGCGCACGGGGCTGCACTTCCGTACGGTGCCGATCGGCCCGATGTTCGACTCCTACATGGCGGCGCTGGGGCTGACCGGGCTCGCCGAGGAGAACCTCCAGTCGCGGCTGCGCGGCACGCTCCTGATGGGCCTGTCCAACCAGGAGGGCCACCTCGTCCTCGCGCCGGGCAACAAGTCCGAGCTGGCGTGCGGCTATTCGACCCTCTACGGCGACTCGGTCGGCGGCTACGGCCCCATCAAGGACGTCTACAAGACCGTCGTCTACGAGCTGGCGCGCTGGCGGAACGAGGCCGCCGCCGAGCGCGGCACGACCCCGCCGATCCCGGAGCACACGATCGCCAAGCCGCCCAGCGCGGAGCTGCGGCCCGGCCAGGTCGACACCGACTCGCTGCCGGACTACGCGGTGCTGGACCGGATCCTGGAGCTGTACGTCGACCGCGACCGGGGCCATGCGGAGATCGTGGCGCAGGGCTTCGACGCGGCGCTGGTGACCCGGGTGCTGCGGATGGTGGACCACGCCGAGTACAAGCGCCGGCAGTACCCGCCCGGCACCAAGATCTCCGCGAAGGGCTTCGGCAAGGACCGGCGGCTGCCGATCACCAACCACTGGCGCGAGGGCGCCTGA
- a CDS encoding bifunctional [glutamine synthetase] adenylyltransferase/[glutamine synthetase]-adenylyl-L-tyrosine phosphorylase gives MALPAPQGRRSSTFTRLLRHGFTDPSAAGTLLDAPELAPVRDDSVLLEALGATPDPDLALRGLVRLVEALSPAERQELLATVAAAKPLRDRLLGVLGASEALGDHLARHPGEWRSLVTYESVDLHPTTPEFEQALADGVWGGRGADRPRADALRVAYRRCLLGIAARDVCGTTDVAETAAELADLATATVRAALEIAYEEQPGDAAQCRLAVIGMGKCGGRELNYVSDVDVIYVAEPREGAEEAKALQAATRLASRMMRLCSDSTVEGTIWPVDANLRPEGRNGPLVRTLSSHLAYYQRWAKTWEFQALLKARPMAGDLALGQEYVDALAPMVWDVAERENFVADVRQMRRRVVANIPAAQVDRELKLGPGGLRDVEFAVQLLQLVHGRTDATLRSATTLDALAALAAGGYVGRQDTAALDAAYRFLRTLEHRIQLFRLRRTHLMPEDESELRRLARSLGLRTEPVESLRREWKWHAREVRRLHEKLFYRPLLDAVAHLEPGEARLSAKAAGHRLEALGYADPVGALRHLEALASGVTRKAAIQRTLLPVLLGWFADSADPDAGLLGFRKVSDALGKTPWYLRLLRDEGAAAENLARVLSAGRLAPDLLLRAPEAVALLGAADGLQPRGRAALEQEVLAAVGRADGAEAAVAVARGVRRRELFRTAAADVIGAYGTESSPAETDHGHAVDTVGTAVSDVNAATLAGALRAAVREHWGDTLPTRFTVIGMGRFGGHELSYGSDADVLFVHEPREGADEQEAARAAHAVANEIRRLLQLPSTDPPLPIDADLRPEGKSGPLVRSLASYAAYYRRWSLVWEAQALLRAEPVAGDAELGERFVELIDPLRYPVEGLGEDAVREIRRLKARMESERLPRGADPTTHAKLGRGGLSDVEWTVQLLQMQHGWELPGLRTTRTRDALAAAHAAGLIGTDDARTLDEAWVLAARVRNAVMLVRGRPGDTFPADGRELAAVGRYLGYEEGHVGEMVDDYRRITRRARAVVEELFYGA, from the coding sequence ATGGCACTACCCGCTCCGCAGGGACGGCGGAGCAGCACCTTCACCCGGCTCCTGAGGCACGGTTTCACCGACCCCTCCGCGGCCGGCACGCTGCTCGACGCCCCCGAACTCGCCCCGGTGCGCGACGACTCGGTGCTGCTGGAGGCGCTCGGCGCCACCCCCGACCCCGACCTGGCGCTGCGCGGCCTGGTGCGGCTGGTGGAGGCGCTGTCGCCGGCGGAGCGGCAGGAGCTGCTGGCCACCGTCGCCGCCGCCAAGCCGCTGCGCGACCGGCTGCTCGGCGTGCTCGGCGCGTCCGAGGCGCTCGGCGACCACCTGGCCCGGCACCCGGGGGAGTGGCGGTCGCTGGTCACCTACGAGTCGGTCGATCTGCACCCCACCACACCGGAGTTCGAGCAGGCGCTCGCCGACGGCGTCTGGGGCGGGCGGGGCGCCGACCGGCCGCGGGCGGACGCCCTGCGCGTCGCCTACCGCCGCTGTCTGCTGGGCATCGCGGCCCGTGACGTGTGCGGCACCACCGACGTCGCCGAGACCGCCGCGGAACTCGCCGACCTGGCCACTGCCACCGTCCGCGCCGCCCTGGAGATCGCCTACGAGGAGCAGCCCGGCGACGCCGCGCAGTGCCGGCTGGCGGTCATCGGCATGGGCAAGTGCGGCGGCCGGGAGCTGAACTACGTCTCCGACGTGGACGTCATCTACGTCGCCGAGCCGCGCGAGGGCGCCGAGGAGGCCAAGGCGCTGCAGGCCGCCACCCGGCTCGCCTCCCGGATGATGCGGCTGTGCTCGGACAGCACCGTCGAGGGCACCATCTGGCCGGTCGACGCCAACCTGCGCCCCGAGGGCCGCAACGGCCCACTGGTGCGCACCCTCTCCAGCCACCTCGCCTACTACCAACGATGGGCCAAGACCTGGGAGTTCCAGGCGCTGCTCAAGGCCCGCCCGATGGCCGGCGACCTGGCGCTGGGCCAGGAGTACGTCGACGCGCTGGCGCCGATGGTGTGGGACGTCGCCGAGCGGGAGAACTTCGTCGCCGACGTCCGCCAGATGCGCCGCCGGGTCGTGGCGAACATCCCCGCCGCCCAGGTCGACCGGGAGCTCAAGCTCGGCCCCGGCGGGCTGCGGGACGTCGAATTCGCCGTCCAGCTACTCCAGTTGGTGCACGGCCGGACCGACGCCACGCTGCGCAGCGCCACCACCCTGGACGCCCTGGCGGCGCTCGCCGCCGGCGGCTACGTCGGCCGCCAGGACACCGCCGCGCTGGACGCCGCCTACCGCTTCCTGCGCACCCTGGAGCACCGGATCCAGCTCTTCCGGCTGCGCCGCACCCATCTGATGCCCGAGGACGAGTCCGAACTCCGGCGCCTGGCACGGTCGTTGGGGCTGCGCACCGAGCCGGTCGAATCGCTGCGCCGGGAGTGGAAGTGGCACGCCCGCGAGGTGCGCCGGCTGCACGAGAAGCTGTTCTACCGGCCGCTGCTGGACGCTGTCGCCCACCTGGAACCCGGCGAGGCCCGGCTCTCCGCCAAGGCCGCCGGGCACCGCCTGGAGGCCCTGGGCTACGCCGACCCGGTCGGCGCGCTGCGGCACCTGGAGGCGCTGGCGTCCGGCGTGACCCGCAAGGCCGCCATCCAGCGCACGCTGCTGCCCGTCCTGCTCGGCTGGTTCGCGGACTCCGCCGACCCGGACGCCGGCCTGCTGGGCTTCCGCAAGGTCTCCGACGCGCTCGGCAAGACCCCGTGGTACCTCCGGTTGCTGCGCGACGAGGGCGCCGCCGCGGAGAACCTCGCCCGGGTGCTGTCCGCCGGCCGGCTCGCCCCCGACCTGCTGCTGCGCGCCCCCGAGGCGGTCGCCCTGCTCGGCGCCGCCGACGGGCTCCAGCCGCGCGGCCGGGCCGCCCTGGAGCAGGAGGTGCTGGCCGCGGTCGGCCGCGCGGACGGCGCCGAGGCGGCGGTGGCGGTGGCCCGCGGGGTGCGCCGCCGAGAGCTGTTCCGGACCGCCGCGGCGGACGTCATCGGCGCGTACGGCACCGAGTCCAGCCCCGCCGAGACCGACCACGGCCACGCCGTCGACACGGTCGGCACGGCGGTCTCCGACGTCAACGCCGCCACCCTCGCCGGCGCCCTGCGGGCCGCCGTCCGCGAACACTGGGGCGACACCCTGCCCACCCGGTTCACGGTGATCGGCATGGGCCGCTTCGGCGGCCACGAGCTGAGCTACGGCTCGGACGCCGATGTGCTCTTCGTCCACGAGCCGCGCGAGGGCGCCGACGAGCAGGAGGCCGCCAGGGCCGCCCACGCGGTCGCCAACGAGATCCGCCGGCTGCTCCAACTCCCCTCCACCGACCCGCCGTTGCCGATCGACGCGGACCTGCGCCCGGAGGGGAAGTCCGGCCCGCTGGTGCGCTCCCTGGCCTCGTACGCGGCGTACTACCGGCGCTGGTCGCTGGTGTGGGAGGCACAGGCGCTGCTGCGCGCCGAGCCGGTGGCCGGCGACGCGGAGCTGGGGGAGCGGTTCGTCGAGCTGATCGACCCGCTGCGCTATCCGGTCGAGGGGCTGGGTGAGGACGCGGTCCGCGAGATCCGCCGGCTCAAGGCCCGGATGGAGTCCGAGCGGCTGCCCCGCGGCGCCGACCCGACCACCCACGCCAAGCTGGGCCGCGGCGGGCTGAGCGACGTGGAGTGGACCGTCCAGCTGCTACAGATGCAGCACGGCTGGGAACTGCCCGGACTGCGCACCACCCGCACCCGGGACGCGCTGGCCGCCGCGCACGCCGCCGGGCTGATCGGCACCGACGACGCCCGGACGCTGGACGAGGCGTGGGTGCTGGCGGCGCGGGTGCGCAACGCGGTGATGCTCGTGCGCGGCCGCCCCGGGGACACCTTCCCGGCGGACGGCCGGGAGCTGGCGGCGGTCGGCCGCTACCTCGGCTACGAGGAGGGGCACGTCGGCGAGATGGTCGACGACTACCGGCGGATCACCCGGCGGGCACGCGCCGTCGTCGAGGAGCTGTTCTACGGGGCGTGA
- the glnA gene encoding type I glutamate--ammonia ligase → MDKQQEFVLRTLEERDIRFVRLWFTDVLGFLKSVAVAPAELEQAFDEGIGFDGSAIEGFARVYESDMIAKPDPGTFQILPWRAEAPGTARMFCDILMPDGSPSYADPRFVLKRILAKTSDLGFTFYTHPEIEFFLLKDKPVDGSRPIPGDSSGYFDHTPQNVGMDFRRQAITMLESMGISVEFSHHEGAPGQQEIDLRYADALSTADNIMTFRLVMKQVALEQGVQATFMPKPFSEYPGSGMHTHLSLFEGDRNAFHESGAEYQLSKVGRSFIAGLLRHAAEISAVTNQWVNSYKRIWGGANRTAGAGGEAPSYICWGHNNRSALIRVPMYKPGKMGSTRVEVRSVDSGANPYLAYAVLLAAGLKGIEQGYELPAGADDDVWALSDSERRAMGIEPLPQNLGEAIELMERSELVAETLGEHVFDFFLRNKKQEWEEYRSEVTAFELRKMLPVL, encoded by the coding sequence ATGGACAAGCAGCAGGAGTTTGTGCTCCGGACGCTGGAAGAGCGCGACATTCGCTTCGTCCGGCTGTGGTTCACCGACGTCCTCGGATTCCTGAAGTCCGTGGCGGTCGCCCCGGCCGAGCTTGAGCAGGCGTTCGACGAGGGCATCGGCTTCGACGGCTCGGCCATCGAGGGCTTCGCCCGGGTCTACGAATCCGACATGATCGCCAAGCCCGACCCCGGCACCTTCCAGATCCTGCCGTGGCGCGCCGAGGCCCCGGGCACCGCCCGGATGTTCTGCGACATCCTGATGCCGGACGGCTCGCCCTCGTACGCCGACCCGCGGTTCGTCCTCAAGCGCATCCTCGCCAAGACCTCCGACCTCGGCTTCACCTTCTACACCCACCCCGAGATCGAGTTCTTCCTGCTCAAGGACAAGCCGGTGGACGGCTCCCGGCCGATCCCCGGCGACTCCTCCGGCTACTTCGACCACACCCCGCAGAACGTCGGGATGGACTTCCGCCGCCAGGCGATCACCATGCTGGAGTCGATGGGCATCTCGGTGGAGTTCAGCCACCACGAGGGCGCCCCCGGCCAGCAGGAGATCGACCTGCGCTACGCCGACGCGCTCTCCACCGCCGACAACATCATGACCTTCCGGCTGGTGATGAAGCAGGTCGCGCTGGAGCAGGGCGTGCAGGCCACCTTCATGCCCAAGCCGTTCTCGGAGTACCCGGGTTCGGGCATGCACACCCACCTCTCCCTCTTCGAGGGCGACCGCAACGCCTTCCACGAGTCCGGCGCCGAGTACCAGCTCTCCAAGGTCGGACGCTCCTTCATCGCCGGTCTGCTCCGGCACGCCGCCGAGATCTCCGCCGTCACCAACCAGTGGGTCAACTCCTACAAGCGCATCTGGGGCGGCGCCAACCGCACCGCAGGCGCCGGCGGCGAGGCCCCCTCCTACATCTGCTGGGGCCACAACAACCGCTCGGCCCTCATCCGCGTCCCGATGTACAAGCCCGGCAAGATGGGCTCCACCCGCGTCGAGGTCCGTTCCGTCGACTCCGGCGCCAACCCCTACCTCGCCTACGCCGTCCTGCTCGCGGCCGGCCTGAAGGGCATCGAGCAGGGCTACGAGCTCCCGGCCGGCGCCGACGACGACGTCTGGGCGCTCTCCGACTCCGAGCGCCGGGCGATGGGCATCGAGCCGCTGCCGCAGAACCTCGGCGAGGCCATCGAGCTGATGGAGCGCAGCGAACTGGTCGCCGAGACCCTCGGCGAGCACGTCTTCGACTTCTTCCTGCGCAACAAGAAGCAGGAGTGGGAGGAGTACCGCTCCGAGGTCACCGCCTTCGAGCTGCGGAAGATGCTGCCGGTGCTGTGA
- a CDS encoding multicopper oxidase family protein, with the protein MDSLHTHSRRAVLGAGIAVAGGGLLAASAGSSGASTAPESRPEQDRASSGRYVDPHGPEVADAESRRASSGRVRRLYLEARRERIDIGGRTVPTWVYGDRLPGDVVRVTAGDTLSVVLANSLPQSTTVHWHGLDLRNDMDGVPDVTQRMVQPGSSFHYRFRVTRPGTYWMHPHVGVQQDHGLYAPLIVDDPREPLEYDHEWVVVLDDWLDGVDGSNPDAVLDELNHGRGAMHGGNGSGHDGHGSGHDGNSSGSGHGSGAGHTRKDTDGRTSSHESHSSSHSSSHAAAHGTGRHHEPVSHGGQGRFDGGATDAGPAGRPGLPPLLDGLVPHVNRPALDGLGLGLGLANSGLNSAGLGSVPPHGMTASAATSASAGAASMATARASRSARRDDGTGHGKHGRSGPSRLLPSGSRSSVLGGMPGNVNYPYHLINGRTKWDPETFRCRPGDRVRIRFINAGGDTAYRVALGGHRMTVTHTDGNPVEHVRAEQLLIGMAERYDVMVTARSGVFPLVAVADGKGRNKTALAVLRTAGGRTGDPSVHPRELDGPLMTAERLRAHESVRARRRQPDRILTMKLTGTMAKFDWAINGRPYTPSQRYPIRGGERVRLVFRNDTDMWHPMHLHGHSFWLPDGGPRKDTTVMQPGQRLAVEFDADNPGLWMLHCHNVYHSESGMMTILGYLRD; encoded by the coding sequence ATGGATTCCCTTCATACGCACTCCCGCCGCGCCGTGCTCGGCGCGGGCATCGCGGTCGCCGGCGGCGGTCTGCTCGCCGCCTCCGCCGGGTCCTCCGGCGCGTCCACCGCACCGGAGAGCCGGCCCGAACAGGACCGCGCCTCAAGCGGTCGCTACGTCGACCCGCACGGCCCGGAGGTCGCCGACGCCGAGAGCCGGCGCGCCAGCTCCGGACGGGTGCGGCGGCTGTACCTCGAGGCCCGGAGGGAGCGGATCGACATCGGCGGCCGGACCGTCCCGACCTGGGTGTACGGCGACCGGCTGCCGGGCGACGTGGTCCGGGTCACCGCGGGCGACACCCTGTCGGTGGTGCTCGCCAACAGCCTCCCGCAGTCCACCACCGTGCACTGGCACGGACTGGACCTGCGCAACGACATGGACGGCGTCCCCGACGTCACCCAGCGCATGGTCCAACCCGGCTCCTCCTTCCACTACCGCTTCCGGGTCACCCGGCCCGGCACCTACTGGATGCATCCGCACGTCGGCGTCCAGCAGGACCACGGGCTCTACGCCCCGCTGATCGTCGACGACCCCCGGGAGCCGCTGGAGTACGACCACGAGTGGGTCGTGGTGCTGGACGACTGGCTGGACGGGGTGGACGGCAGCAACCCGGACGCCGTGCTGGACGAGCTGAACCACGGCCGGGGCGCCATGCACGGCGGCAACGGCTCCGGCCACGACGGGCACGGCTCCGGCCACGACGGAAACAGCTCGGGCAGCGGCCACGGGTCCGGCGCCGGGCACACCCGCAAGGACACCGACGGCCGGACGTCGAGCCACGAGAGCCACAGCTCCAGCCACAGTTCCAGCCACGCCGCGGCCCACGGCACCGGCAGACACCACGAACCCGTCAGCCACGGCGGTCAGGGCCGCTTCGACGGCGGGGCGACGGACGCCGGCCCGGCCGGGCGCCCCGGACTCCCGCCGCTCCTGGACGGCCTCGTCCCCCACGTCAACCGTCCGGCCCTGGACGGCCTGGGCCTGGGCCTCGGCCTGGCGAACTCGGGCCTGAACAGCGCCGGTCTGGGCAGCGTGCCCCCGCACGGCATGACCGCCTCCGCCGCCACCTCCGCGTCCGCCGGCGCCGCGTCCATGGCCACCGCACGGGCGAGCCGCAGCGCGCGCCGCGACGACGGCACCGGGCACGGCAAGCACGGCCGCAGCGGGCCGTCCCGGCTCCTGCCGTCCGGCAGCCGCAGCAGCGTGCTGGGCGGCATGCCGGGCAACGTGAACTACCCGTACCACCTCATCAACGGCCGTACGAAGTGGGACCCGGAGACCTTCCGCTGCCGCCCCGGCGACCGGGTCCGGATCCGCTTCATCAACGCCGGCGGCGACACCGCCTACCGGGTGGCGCTGGGCGGCCACCGGATGACGGTGACGCACACCGACGGCAACCCGGTCGAGCACGTCCGCGCCGAGCAGCTGCTCATCGGCATGGCCGAGCGCTACGACGTCATGGTCACCGCCAGGTCCGGGGTCTTCCCGCTGGTCGCCGTCGCCGACGGCAAGGGCCGGAACAAGACCGCACTGGCCGTGCTGCGCACCGCGGGCGGCCGCACGGGGGACCCCTCGGTCCACCCCAGGGAGCTGGACGGGCCGCTGATGACCGCGGAGCGGCTCCGGGCGCACGAGAGCGTACGGGCCCGGAGGCGGCAGCCGGACCGCATCCTGACCATGAAGCTCACCGGCACCATGGCGAAGTTCGACTGGGCCATCAACGGGCGCCCGTACACCCCGTCGCAGCGCTATCCGATCCGGGGCGGCGAGCGGGTGCGGCTGGTGTTCCGCAACGACACCGACATGTGGCACCCGATGCATCTGCACGGGCACAGCTTCTGGCTGCCCGACGGCGGGCCGCGCAAGGACACCACGGTCATGCAGCCCGGCCAGCGCCTCGCGGTGGAGTTCGACGCCGACAACCCGGGGCTGTGGATGCTGCACTGCCACAACGTCTACCACTCGGAGTCGGGGATGATGACGATCCTCGGCTACCTGCGGGACTGA
- a CDS encoding DUF998 domain-containing protein, with the protein MSPIRAAADARTGPAAPAAAGLLLLGALAYTAWVLELVIATGLDPVRAYVSELAAADQPLGGLFRATDLVAGLLVLAGALTALAAVRRRPWTVAGLGALALFGAATALDSRLPLSCAPTSDPVCAARETAGLVPATHTAHAVSSTLAMLGALAALVLLTVAARRHGHWPALARLGPPLVLAELAATAWTLAEVAALTAGRGTWALGVGQRLQVLLVALYVALLAGCLARDARAAHTVRNTRDARTRTPSAPQDPPRGAP; encoded by the coding sequence GTGAGCCCGATCCGTGCCGCCGCAGACGCCCGCACCGGCCCCGCCGCACCGGCCGCCGCCGGCCTGCTGCTGCTCGGCGCGCTCGCCTACACAGCCTGGGTGCTGGAGCTGGTGATCGCCACCGGCCTGGACCCGGTGCGCGCCTACGTGAGCGAGCTGGCCGCCGCCGACCAGCCGCTCGGCGGCCTGTTCCGCGCCACCGACCTGGTCGCCGGACTGCTGGTGCTGGCCGGCGCGCTCACCGCGCTGGCCGCGGTCCGCCGCCGGCCCTGGACGGTGGCCGGCCTGGGCGCGCTGGCCCTCTTCGGCGCGGCCACCGCGCTGGACTCCCGGCTGCCGCTGAGCTGCGCCCCCACCAGCGACCCGGTCTGCGCCGCCCGGGAGACCGCCGGACTGGTCCCGGCCACCCACACCGCACACGCCGTCAGCAGCACGCTGGCCATGCTCGGCGCGCTCGCCGCGCTCGTCCTGCTGACCGTCGCCGCCCGCCGCCACGGCCACTGGCCCGCGCTCGCCCGCCTCGGCCCGCCCCTGGTGCTCGCCGAACTCGCCGCCACCGCCTGGACGCTGGCCGAGGTCGCCGCCCTCACCGCGGGCCGGGGCACCTGGGCGCTCGGCGTCGGCCAACGCCTCCAGGTGCTGCTGGTAGCCCTCTACGTCGCCCTGCTCGCCGGCTGCCTGGCCCGCGACGCCCGCGCCGCCCACACCGTCCGGAACACCCGCGACGCCCGCACCCGCACCCCGTCCGCGCCCCAGGACCCGCCCCGAGGAGCCCCATGA